From Pseudoalteromonas sp. R3, one genomic window encodes:
- a CDS encoding PBP1A family penicillin-binding protein has product MNLLKRLLQLILLCTTLGLLTLFGLYYYVKSDIPSVKVLKDVQLQTPMQVFTRDGKLINQFGEKRRIPVKIDDIPEPLLKAFLATEDNRFYDHFGIDPIGIVRSFIVLVSTGEKKQGASTITMQLARNFFLTREKAYIRKVKEIFIALHIERLLNKDEILELYLNKIELGHRAFGIGAAAQVYYGKELHELTLPQMAMLAGLPKAPSALNPIRNPQRAKLRRNVVLGRMLTEGYISQAQYNEATQAPITAKRHGAEIELYAPYISEMVRAYMVKTYGEDQAYNSGFKVYTTVESDIQAAAQQALIDNLHAYDMRHGFRGPEAQYWQAEELPWSPSQILEKLETVTEIDPLRAGVVTAVDEQSATVMLKNGAEIIVPWSGLKWARAYITERRQGLPPKLASDILAPGMQIWVRETAQDWLLSQLPQPASALVSLDPQSGRIKALVGGYSFQQSQYNRAVQAKRQVGSNIKPFIYSGALEAGYTLSTIINDAPINHWDKSMGVAWRPKNSPDVYSGPIRIRRALAQSKNVVSVRLLRGMGLNEAADHILKFGFDNEDIVRSESLALGSASLTPLEMARGMSAFANGGHLVETYFIEKLTDSYGNVLGAAQPLKVCTEDEWEVDQYTCAPRIISEQNAFLIADAMKSVVWGGGSWKHKTGWSGTGWRAQALKRKDLAGKTGTTNNSVDTWFTGFNRNVLTTVWVGFDDPGKSLGRAAYNANLGKQQVVGAEAGATSALPGWVQFMRAALENEPLAPIDPPPGLVSVRIDLKTGLLSERNDHTSRFEYFERGTAPSKYVLDTGSSTPFEEQLPDTEELF; this is encoded by the coding sequence GTGAATTTATTAAAAAGATTACTACAACTTATACTGCTTTGCACGACACTGGGCCTGCTAACCCTGTTCGGCCTTTATTACTATGTTAAATCCGACATTCCCAGTGTTAAGGTTTTAAAAGATGTACAGCTGCAAACCCCTATGCAGGTCTTTACCCGCGACGGCAAGCTGATCAACCAGTTTGGCGAAAAACGCCGTATTCCGGTTAAAATCGACGATATTCCCGAACCTTTGCTCAAAGCCTTTTTGGCAACAGAAGATAACCGCTTTTATGATCACTTTGGAATCGACCCGATAGGTATAGTCCGCTCCTTTATCGTATTGGTCAGCACAGGTGAGAAAAAACAAGGTGCCAGTACCATCACCATGCAGTTGGCACGAAATTTCTTCCTGACCCGGGAAAAAGCCTATATCCGCAAAGTAAAAGAAATCTTCATTGCCCTGCATATCGAGCGGCTACTGAATAAAGATGAAATTCTGGAGCTTTACCTGAACAAAATAGAACTGGGCCACCGTGCTTTTGGCATTGGCGCCGCGGCGCAGGTTTACTACGGCAAAGAACTTCATGAACTCACATTGCCACAAATGGCGATGCTGGCTGGTTTACCCAAAGCCCCTTCAGCACTTAACCCTATCCGTAATCCGCAACGGGCAAAATTACGCCGTAATGTGGTACTGGGCAGAATGCTCACCGAGGGGTATATCTCTCAGGCTCAATACAACGAAGCCACTCAGGCACCCATTACCGCCAAGCGCCATGGTGCAGAAATAGAGCTCTACGCGCCTTACATATCAGAAATGGTGCGCGCGTACATGGTGAAGACCTATGGTGAAGATCAGGCCTATAACTCAGGCTTTAAGGTCTACACCACGGTCGAATCAGATATTCAGGCTGCTGCACAACAAGCACTAATCGACAACCTGCACGCCTATGATATGAGACACGGCTTCCGCGGACCTGAGGCACAATACTGGCAGGCAGAAGAATTACCCTGGTCACCCTCTCAGATCCTGGAAAAGCTCGAGACAGTCACAGAAATAGACCCTCTGCGTGCCGGGGTTGTGACGGCAGTTGACGAGCAAAGTGCAACTGTCATGTTAAAGAATGGCGCTGAGATCATTGTGCCTTGGTCTGGATTAAAATGGGCACGCGCGTATATCACGGAACGCCGTCAGGGTTTGCCACCCAAGCTAGCAAGCGATATTCTGGCGCCTGGCATGCAAATCTGGGTGCGTGAAACAGCTCAGGACTGGCTGCTAAGCCAGCTGCCACAACCGGCTAGTGCACTGGTTTCTCTCGACCCACAAAGTGGCCGTATCAAAGCCTTAGTGGGTGGCTACAGTTTTCAGCAAAGTCAGTATAACCGCGCCGTTCAGGCCAAACGCCAGGTTGGCTCTAACATTAAGCCTTTCATTTATTCAGGTGCACTGGAAGCCGGTTACACCCTATCGACCATCATCAATGACGCACCTATTAATCACTGGGATAAAAGTATGGGCGTGGCCTGGCGTCCCAAGAACAGCCCCGACGTTTACAGCGGTCCAATCCGTATCCGCCGCGCACTCGCTCAGTCGAAAAACGTCGTGTCTGTGCGCCTGTTGAGAGGCATGGGGCTCAACGAAGCGGCCGACCATATTCTTAAGTTTGGCTTTGATAATGAAGACATAGTACGCAGTGAGTCATTGGCTCTGGGAAGCGCCTCTCTGACGCCACTTGAAATGGCACGGGGCATGAGCGCCTTTGCGAATGGCGGCCATTTGGTCGAAACCTATTTTATCGAAAAGCTCACCGACAGCTATGGCAATGTGTTAGGTGCTGCACAGCCACTTAAAGTGTGTACTGAGGATGAGTGGGAAGTAGATCAATATACCTGTGCACCGCGTATCATCTCCGAGCAGAATGCGTTTTTAATCGCAGATGCAATGAAGAGCGTAGTCTGGGGAGGTGGCAGCTGGAAACACAAAACCGGCTGGAGTGGCACAGGCTGGCGTGCCCAGGCACTTAAACGTAAGGATCTGGCAGGGAAAACCGGCACCACTAACAATTCGGTCGATACCTGGTTTACGGGCTTTAACCGCAACGTATTAACCACAGTATGGGTTGGCTTTGACGACCCGGGTAAGTCGTTGGGTCGCGCTGCCTACAATGCCAATCTTGGTAAGCAACAGGTAGTCGGTGCCGAAGCCGGTGCCACCTCTGCGTTACCAGGCTGGGTGCAATTTATGCGCGCGGCCTTGGAAAACGAGCCTCTGGCGCCAATTGATCCGCCTCCGGGTCTGGTGTCGGTGCGTATCGACCTGAAAACCGGATTACTGAGTGAACGCAACGATCACACCAGTCGCTTTGAATATTTTGAACGGGGTACAGCACCCAGCAAGTACGTACTGGATACTGGCTCAAGTACTCCGTTTGAGGAGCAACTGCCGGATACCGAAGAGCTGTTCTGA
- the metJ gene encoding met regulon transcriptional regulator MetJ gives MAKWNGEYIHPYAEHGKKSEQVKKITVSIPLNVLKVLTDERTRRQVNNLRHATNSELLCEAFLHAFTGQPLPGDEDLRKDNPEKIPAEVRQIMTEMGLEIPEINEE, from the coding sequence ATGGCTAAATGGAACGGTGAATATATTCACCCTTATGCAGAACACGGTAAGAAATCAGAACAGGTAAAAAAGATTACTGTTTCTATCCCGCTCAACGTACTCAAAGTGCTGACCGATGAGCGCACCCGCCGCCAGGTTAACAACCTGCGCCACGCGACTAACAGTGAGTTACTGTGTGAGGCATTTCTGCATGCCTTTACCGGCCAGCCGCTACCTGGTGATGAGGACCTGCGCAAAGATAATCCGGAGAAGATCCCGGCAGAAGTGCGTCAGATCATGACTGAAATGGGGTTGGAGATCCCAGAGATTAACGAAGAGTAA
- the rpmE gene encoding 50S ribosomal protein L31 → MKEGIHPKYETISATCSCGNKFETRSTLCKDIHLDVCSACHPFYTGKQKILDTGGRVDRFNKRFGALSSKK, encoded by the coding sequence ATGAAAGAAGGTATTCATCCTAAGTACGAAACAATCTCAGCAACTTGTTCGTGCGGTAACAAATTCGAGACTCGTTCAACACTGTGTAAAGACATTCACCTGGACGTATGTTCTGCTTGTCACCCGTTCTACACTGGTAAGCAGAAGATCCTAGACACAGGTGGTCGTGTTGATCGCTTCAACAAGCGCTTTGGCGCGCTTAGCAGCAAGAAGTAA
- a CDS encoding malic enzyme-like NAD(P)-binding protein gives MSDFREQALHYHAHPVPGKISVELTKPAETVKDLALAYSPGVAEPVREIAADPSNAYRYTGKGNMVAVISNGTAILGLGNLGPLASKPVMEGKALLFKRFAGLDSIDIEVKHRTTEDFINTVANIADTFGGINLEDIKAPECFEIERALIERCDVPVFHDDQHGTAIVTAAGMLNALEIQGKNIHDAIIVCLGAGAAAIACMELLIKCGAQREHIYMLDRKGVIHTRRDDLNEYKKLFANNTDKRTLQDVIEDADVFVGVSGPDLLSPEDLKLMADKPVVFACSNPDPEISPEVAHGARDDLIMATGRSDYPNQVNNVLCFPFIFRGALDVRATAINDEMKIAAVEAIRSIAKEPVPAEVLKAADVDSLEFGEHYIIPKPMDPRLLPRIARAVAEAAVESGVAQIEMPENYMA, from the coding sequence ATGTCAGACTTTCGTGAACAAGCGTTACATTATCATGCCCACCCCGTTCCAGGAAAAATCAGCGTTGAGTTGACCAAGCCTGCGGAAACCGTCAAGGATCTGGCCCTGGCATACAGTCCAGGTGTTGCAGAACCAGTCCGTGAAATCGCCGCCGACCCCAGCAATGCTTATCGTTACACAGGTAAAGGTAACATGGTTGCCGTTATCAGTAATGGTACTGCTATCCTGGGTCTGGGTAATCTTGGCCCTCTGGCCTCTAAGCCTGTGATGGAAGGTAAAGCGTTACTGTTTAAACGCTTTGCAGGCCTGGATTCGATTGACATCGAAGTTAAGCACCGGACCACAGAAGACTTTATCAATACGGTGGCCAATATCGCCGACACCTTCGGTGGCATCAATCTGGAAGATATCAAAGCACCTGAGTGTTTTGAGATTGAGCGTGCGTTAATTGAGCGCTGTGATGTGCCGGTATTCCATGATGATCAACATGGCACTGCAATTGTGACTGCTGCGGGTATGTTGAACGCACTTGAGATCCAGGGCAAGAACATTCATGACGCCATTATCGTTTGTCTGGGAGCTGGCGCTGCTGCCATCGCCTGTATGGAGCTATTAATCAAGTGCGGCGCACAGCGTGAACACATTTATATGCTTGACCGTAAAGGGGTCATCCACACACGTCGTGATGATCTGAATGAGTACAAAAAGCTGTTCGCCAATAATACCGACAAGCGTACCTTGCAGGATGTGATTGAAGACGCTGACGTCTTCGTGGGCGTGTCTGGTCCGGACCTGCTGTCTCCGGAAGACCTGAAACTGATGGCGGACAAGCCAGTGGTATTCGCTTGTTCTAACCCAGATCCTGAGATCAGCCCGGAAGTGGCGCATGGCGCACGTGATGATTTGATCATGGCAACGGGCCGTTCAGACTATCCAAACCAGGTGAATAATGTACTGTGTTTCCCGTTTATCTTCCGTGGTGCACTGGATGTGCGTGCAACGGCCATTAACGATGAAATGAAGATTGCGGCAGTTGAAGCGATCCGCAGCATCGCCAAAGAACCTGTACCTGCTGAAGTACTTAAAGCAGCGGATGTGGACAGCCTGGAGTTTGGTGAACATTACATCATTCCTAAGCCGATGGACCCGCGTTTGTTGCCACGTATTGCCAGAGCGGTTGCTGAGGCGGCGGTTGAGTCCGGTGTGGCGCAAATAGAAATGCCGGAAAATTATATGGCATAA
- the metB gene encoding cystathionine gamma-synthase — translation MSQSNKSTIAVRTGIDADKHHGAVVPPLYLSTTYSFADFDKKRDYDYGRSGNPNRDILAQTLAELEGGAKGIITATGMAAVHLVTQLLNADDTLVIPHDCYGGSYRLFTSLEKRGLLKVKVLDLTRSESLQEILAIKPKLVWIETPSNPILRLTDIKAVTDVAAQCGALVAADNTFLSPALQNPIAFGVDIVVHSTTKYINGHSDVVGGAVIAKTEELGDELAWWANNIGITGAPFDSYLTLRGLRTLNVRLKQHQENALAIARYLEQSEFVSQVYYPGLESHPQHALAKQQQQGFGGMVSFDIKGELADAAKFLTSVKQFSLAESLGGVESLICHPATMTHAGMDPAARLEAGVGDTLIRISVGIEEIDDLLADLEQAFAAVKTTQGGSSDNAKAFKLSPAHTALW, via the coding sequence ATGAGCCAAAGCAACAAGTCAACCATAGCGGTACGTACAGGCATTGATGCTGATAAGCATCATGGTGCGGTGGTGCCCCCGCTTTATTTGTCGACCACCTATTCATTTGCGGACTTCGATAAGAAACGTGACTATGATTATGGCCGTAGCGGCAACCCAAATCGCGACATTCTCGCGCAAACACTGGCAGAGCTAGAGGGTGGAGCAAAGGGCATCATTACGGCTACCGGCATGGCTGCGGTACATCTGGTGACTCAGCTACTTAATGCTGACGACACCTTAGTGATCCCACACGACTGTTACGGTGGCAGCTATCGCTTATTTACCTCGCTGGAAAAGCGCGGTTTGCTGAAGGTCAAAGTCCTGGATCTGACACGCAGCGAGAGCTTGCAGGAGATCCTGGCGATTAAACCTAAGCTGGTCTGGATAGAAACGCCGAGCAACCCGATTTTGAGATTAACCGATATTAAAGCGGTCACCGACGTTGCTGCACAGTGCGGTGCTCTGGTTGCGGCCGACAACACCTTTCTGTCGCCGGCGCTACAAAATCCCATCGCATTTGGCGTCGACATCGTGGTGCACTCCACGACAAAATATATCAATGGTCACTCGGATGTCGTCGGCGGTGCAGTGATTGCCAAAACCGAGGAGCTCGGTGATGAGCTAGCCTGGTGGGCGAACAATATCGGTATCACAGGCGCACCGTTCGACAGTTACCTGACATTACGTGGTTTGCGTACGCTCAATGTTCGCCTGAAACAGCATCAGGAAAACGCGCTGGCGATTGCGCGTTATCTAGAGCAATCTGAGTTTGTCAGTCAGGTGTATTACCCCGGACTGGAAAGCCATCCTCAGCATGCGCTGGCTAAACAACAGCAACAAGGCTTCGGAGGGATGGTGAGCTTTGACATTAAAGGGGAGTTGGCAGATGCAGCTAAGTTCCTGACGAGTGTAAAGCAATTCTCGCTGGCTGAGTCGCTGGGCGGGGTCGAGAGCTTGATCTGTCACCCGGCAACCATGACGCATGCAGGCATGGATCCGGCAGCACGTCTTGAAGCGGGTGTCGGCGATACGCTGATCCGTATTTCGGTGGGCATTGAAGAAATCGACGATTTATTAGCAGACCTAGAACAGGCTTTCGCAGCGGTGAAAACTACGCAAGGCGGTTCCAGTGATAATGCGAAAGCATTCAAGCTCTCGCCAGCACATACGGCATTGTGGTAG
- the metL gene encoding bifunctional aspartate kinase/homoserine dehydrogenase II yields the protein MTKAVHKFGGSSLSSAARYQAVANIIIGHCQTGDCIVVSAAGKTTNTLVALWQSYQQQDERAFSDILLQVENHQVQLISELFSATRQDQLASELRDELSSIGRLAQSRQLQEAPLLAFGEIWSARLLAALLNTLNIAAQDVDARSLFTQHQGQLMHSQNRLACHQTLNQDKIYVVTGFIAADSMGNTVTLGRNGSDYSATLLASYLDAASVSIWTDTPGVFSTDPRKVGNAIKYSKVCRAQANLLARLGNPVLHAKTLSPLKETTIKLQVRSSFDPDVQGTEVVKQGYSKEKRFVTTFGDLDLLRVDTLASGEVGALSQLIQHGIHHFNQNGEDYLLVPSEFTHQVVLRLSGRVTIVESHLRGFAVVAPCPDIAPLVRQAQAVLDEQAVVVRFTHSAADYALFLTDQAIDSDVLAILHDKLVNKGRELAVIIAGLGNVGEVFLSQCQQQIARLQSQFDLKVVALLRSQKMVFCPSGLTLSQWQQQWQSEAQDYSHEELLDRISELDYEHKVVIDITASEAFSQLYPDFAAHDCHLISANKYAGTAPHDWYQALRTQLQERNLLWRYNTSVGAGLPVNFALADLQNSGDKVIRIEGVFSGTLSWLCSSYDGSRPFSELVLAAQEMGYTEPDPREDLSGRDMQRKLLILARELGLQLELDDIVLEALMPEALAQGSWEAFLARKAELDAFYQQRNDAALASGKVLRYTGALEIDVSGAVHAKVGIAEVAQGSAIANLTPGDNIFVITTQWYEQNPLVIQGPGAGKEVTAAGIHSDLYWLTQQLR from the coding sequence ATGACAAAAGCAGTACATAAATTCGGTGGTTCAAGTCTGAGTTCAGCGGCACGCTATCAAGCGGTTGCCAACATCATCATTGGTCACTGCCAAACTGGCGACTGTATCGTGGTATCGGCGGCTGGCAAAACGACCAATACTCTGGTTGCGCTGTGGCAGAGCTATCAGCAGCAGGATGAGCGTGCTTTCAGCGATATATTGCTGCAGGTTGAAAATCATCAGGTGCAGCTGATCAGTGAATTGTTCTCTGCTACCCGGCAGGACCAGCTGGCATCTGAGTTGCGCGATGAGCTAAGCAGCATTGGCCGCCTGGCACAGTCCCGCCAGTTGCAGGAGGCGCCTCTGCTTGCATTCGGCGAGATCTGGTCTGCACGTTTACTCGCAGCCCTGTTGAATACTCTTAATATTGCTGCACAAGATGTGGATGCACGGTCGCTGTTTACTCAGCACCAGGGTCAGCTGATGCATAGCCAGAATCGCCTGGCCTGCCATCAGACACTCAATCAGGACAAAATTTATGTTGTGACAGGGTTTATTGCAGCCGACAGCATGGGCAATACTGTCACGCTCGGGCGCAATGGCAGCGACTACAGTGCGACATTGTTAGCCAGCTATCTGGATGCGGCGTCTGTGTCTATCTGGACAGACACGCCAGGTGTATTCAGCACTGACCCGAGAAAAGTGGGTAATGCTATAAAATACAGTAAGGTATGTCGTGCGCAGGCGAATTTATTGGCCCGTCTTGGTAACCCGGTTTTACACGCAAAAACCTTGTCACCACTTAAAGAAACGACCATTAAGCTACAGGTACGCAGTAGCTTTGACCCAGATGTGCAGGGCACCGAAGTGGTTAAGCAAGGTTACAGCAAGGAAAAACGCTTTGTTACCACCTTTGGTGACCTGGATTTATTGCGCGTTGATACCTTGGCTTCCGGTGAAGTGGGGGCGCTGAGCCAGCTTATTCAGCATGGTATTCATCACTTTAATCAGAACGGCGAAGATTATCTGTTGGTGCCCAGCGAATTCACGCATCAGGTGGTATTGCGCCTGAGTGGCCGGGTAACCATAGTTGAGTCTCATTTACGCGGGTTTGCCGTAGTAGCGCCGTGTCCGGATATTGCGCCATTAGTGCGTCAGGCACAGGCTGTGCTGGATGAGCAGGCGGTTGTGGTGCGCTTTACTCATAGTGCCGCTGACTACGCCTTATTCCTTACAGATCAGGCTATTGACAGCGATGTATTAGCTATCTTGCACGACAAACTGGTTAACAAAGGCCGTGAACTGGCAGTGATCATTGCCGGACTGGGTAATGTGGGCGAAGTGTTCCTCAGTCAGTGTCAGCAACAAATTGCGCGTTTGCAGAGCCAATTTGACCTCAAAGTGGTCGCGCTACTGCGTTCGCAGAAAATGGTTTTTTGCCCGAGCGGTCTGACCTTGTCTCAGTGGCAGCAGCAGTGGCAAAGTGAAGCGCAGGATTATTCGCATGAAGAGTTGCTGGATCGCATCAGTGAGCTTGATTACGAACACAAAGTGGTGATTGATATCACTGCCAGCGAAGCATTTAGCCAGCTTTATCCTGATTTTGCAGCACACGACTGTCATTTGATCAGCGCCAATAAATATGCTGGTACAGCTCCACATGACTGGTATCAGGCATTACGCACTCAGCTACAAGAGCGCAATTTGTTGTGGCGCTATAACACCAGTGTAGGCGCTGGGTTGCCGGTGAATTTTGCACTGGCCGATCTGCAAAACAGCGGCGACAAAGTGATACGAATTGAAGGGGTATTTTCGGGCACCTTATCCTGGTTGTGCAGCAGCTATGACGGTTCGCGTCCTTTTTCTGAGCTGGTATTGGCTGCGCAAGAAATGGGTTACACCGAACCCGATCCCAGAGAAGACTTATCCGGTCGGGATATGCAGCGTAAACTGTTGATACTGGCTCGTGAACTGGGTCTGCAACTGGAGTTGGATGATATTGTATTAGAGGCCCTGATGCCTGAAGCGCTGGCACAAGGCAGCTGGGAAGCCTTTCTGGCACGCAAAGCGGAGTTAGATGCGTTCTATCAGCAGCGTAATGATGCGGCACTGGCCAGTGGCAAGGTGCTACGCTATACGGGGGCATTAGAAATCGATGTTTCTGGTGCGGTTCACGCCAAAGTGGGCATTGCAGAGGTGGCTCAGGGCAGCGCAATTGCGAACCTGACTCCGGGAGATAATATTTTCGTTATCACAACTCAGTGGTATGAACAAAATCCGTTAGTGATCCAAGGGCCTGGTGCAGGTAAAGAGGTCACCGCGGCGGGGATCCATTCAGACTTGTACTGGTTAACGCAGCAACTGAGATAA
- a CDS encoding SPOR domain-containing protein, whose amino-acid sequence MAQHDYINKKPGGKKAAKGKAGKPFPKVFAALTLVLVGAFGYGLWYIKHHGEPQVQPSSPKPAKQAEQPKVEKDLPRPPDFIKDIKDHEVIVEVKKLESKGPYQMQCGSFRTYKQAEQMKAKMAFAGLIAEIRRTEGSNGVWYRVRLGPYDTKRGAESDKNKLERINIVSCGIWKWT is encoded by the coding sequence ATGGCACAACACGACTATATAAATAAGAAGCCGGGCGGTAAAAAAGCCGCCAAAGGAAAGGCCGGCAAACCCTTTCCAAAGGTTTTTGCGGCCCTGACACTGGTGCTGGTCGGTGCCTTTGGTTATGGCCTGTGGTACATCAAACACCACGGCGAACCTCAGGTACAGCCAAGCAGCCCTAAGCCTGCAAAACAAGCTGAGCAACCCAAAGTAGAAAAAGATCTCCCTCGCCCACCTGATTTTATAAAGGACATCAAAGATCATGAAGTGATCGTTGAGGTGAAAAAGCTGGAGAGTAAAGGCCCATACCAGATGCAATGCGGCTCATTCAGAACCTATAAACAAGCTGAGCAAATGAAGGCCAAAATGGCATTTGCTGGCCTCATCGCAGAGATCCGTCGCACCGAAGGCTCCAACGGCGTCTGGTATCGAGTGCGTCTGGGCCCTTATGACACCAAACGAGGCGCTGAGAGCGACAAAAACAAGCTGGAACGGATTAACATCGTCAGCTGTGGTATCTGGAAGTGGACTTGA
- the priA gene encoding primosomal protein N', with amino-acid sequence MRFAEVALKVPLHRTFDYRLDPQQLPCVGGRVRIKFANRDCIAIVVALKAHSDVPDDKIKAIGSVLDTTPILSPEHLGFLRFSAQYYCHPLGETLFTALPGALREGEQVDKTQVPVLTLTEAGSETTQLRAKKQLALLEQLRSAGDATASELKTLGFSQAQIKALLEKGLIREELRTDTDWQSAPLQLGSKPRLNPEQATACSAINSQIGFRTFLLEGVTGSGKTEVYLQSLEAILANGKQALVLVPEIGLTPQTVNRFKRRFEGLPIDLWHSNLTDNERLHTWRRAEQGESALVIGTRSAVFLPFQALGMIVVDEEHDGSFKQQDGLRYHARDLAAYRAAQGQFPLILGTATPALETLHKALQSRYQLLPLTKRAQTQQDNRFVLVDMKGQAEQAGFAKASLDAISATLARGQQVMVFLNRRGFAPTLICHECGWLSNCNRCSTSATYHKSLRRLICHHCSEQAFVPVQCPDCGSTQIMPTGYGTEQLEEFLSEQFADFPVHRIDRDSTRRKGSLESALDEINQGGARLLIGTQMLAKGHHFADVNLVVILDVDSGLYSCDFRATEHMAQLITQVAGRAGRSGEAGTVLLQTHFPEHPLLQDLVNNGYQDFARYALREREETQMPPYSHMALIRAEATNAQLVMAFLSDLVPATPYPGIQLLGPIPAPMERLAGKYRYQLHIQAAQRKVLHQYLTQLADYIGQHKLANRVRWSIDVDPMDTY; translated from the coding sequence ATGCGCTTCGCCGAAGTCGCTTTAAAAGTACCTTTACATAGAACCTTTGATTACCGCCTTGATCCGCAGCAGCTGCCTTGCGTTGGAGGCCGAGTTCGGATCAAATTCGCCAACCGAGATTGCATTGCTATCGTGGTGGCACTGAAAGCGCACAGTGATGTACCTGATGACAAAATAAAAGCCATTGGGTCAGTGCTAGATACCACGCCCATCTTGTCACCTGAGCATCTCGGCTTTTTACGCTTCAGCGCACAGTATTACTGTCATCCGTTAGGCGAAACCCTGTTTACCGCCCTGCCTGGTGCATTGCGCGAGGGTGAGCAGGTCGATAAAACACAAGTGCCTGTGCTAACCCTCACAGAGGCAGGAAGTGAAACCACACAGCTCAGAGCTAAAAAGCAACTGGCTTTGCTTGAGCAACTGCGCAGCGCCGGCGATGCGACCGCCAGTGAACTGAAAACACTCGGCTTCTCACAGGCACAGATCAAAGCATTGTTAGAAAAAGGCCTGATCCGGGAAGAACTGCGCACCGACACCGACTGGCAATCGGCCCCATTGCAACTGGGCTCTAAACCCAGGCTTAACCCCGAGCAGGCCACTGCCTGCAGTGCCATCAATAGCCAAATCGGATTTCGTACATTTTTACTTGAAGGTGTCACGGGTAGTGGTAAAACAGAAGTATATTTACAAAGCCTGGAGGCCATTTTAGCCAACGGCAAACAAGCATTGGTACTGGTACCAGAAATAGGCCTGACACCACAAACCGTGAATCGCTTTAAGCGTCGCTTTGAGGGGCTACCCATTGACTTGTGGCACTCCAACCTGACAGACAATGAGCGCTTACATACCTGGCGCCGTGCTGAACAGGGTGAATCAGCATTGGTGATAGGCACCCGCTCAGCGGTCTTTTTACCTTTTCAGGCTTTGGGCATGATAGTGGTCGATGAAGAACACGATGGCTCCTTCAAACAGCAGGATGGATTACGTTACCATGCCCGCGATCTGGCCGCTTATCGCGCCGCCCAGGGCCAGTTTCCGTTAATTTTAGGCACCGCAACACCGGCACTAGAAACCTTACATAAAGCCTTGCAGAGCCGTTATCAGTTACTGCCTCTGACTAAGCGGGCACAAACCCAACAAGATAACCGCTTTGTATTAGTGGATATGAAAGGTCAGGCTGAACAGGCCGGGTTTGCTAAGGCCAGCCTGGATGCCATTTCAGCTACCCTGGCTCGCGGGCAACAGGTTATGGTGTTCCTAAATAGACGAGGTTTTGCCCCTACCCTGATCTGTCATGAATGTGGCTGGCTCAGCAACTGCAACCGCTGTAGTACCAGTGCCACCTACCATAAATCACTACGCCGTCTGATCTGTCATCACTGCTCAGAGCAAGCCTTTGTGCCTGTGCAATGCCCCGACTGCGGCAGCACCCAGATCATGCCCACAGGGTATGGTACAGAGCAGCTGGAAGAGTTCTTATCCGAACAGTTTGCCGACTTTCCTGTGCACCGCATTGACCGCGACTCTACTCGTCGCAAGGGCAGTCTCGAAAGTGCACTGGATGAAATTAACCAAGGAGGGGCACGGCTGCTGATCGGCACTCAAATGCTCGCCAAAGGCCATCACTTCGCCGACGTCAATCTGGTGGTGATCCTCGACGTAGACAGCGGGCTGTATTCTTGCGACTTTCGTGCCACGGAACACATGGCTCAGCTGATAACGCAGGTAGCCGGGCGGGCCGGACGTAGCGGCGAGGCAGGCACTGTGCTGCTGCAAACTCACTTCCCGGAACACCCTTTATTACAAGATTTGGTCAACAACGGGTATCAGGACTTTGCTCGCTATGCTTTGCGGGAGCGCGAAGAAACCCAGATGCCACCTTATAGCCACATGGCCCTGATCCGTGCAGAAGCCACCAATGCACAGCTGGTCATGGCGTTTTTATCGGATCTGGTTCCAGCCACCCCCTACCCTGGTATACAATTACTCGGACCGATCCCCGCGCCGATGGAACGCCTGGCCGGAAAATACCGATATCAATTGCATATTCAGGCAGCGCAGCGCAAAGTACTGCATCAATACCTGACGCAACTGGCTGATTATATTGGCCAGCATAAACTTGCCAACCGAGTGCGCTGGAGTATTGACGTTGACCCTATGGATACCTATTAA